From Camelus dromedarius isolate mCamDro1 chromosome 23, mCamDro1.pat, whole genome shotgun sequence, a single genomic window includes:
- the ADAR gene encoding double-stranded RNA-specific adenosine deaminase isoform X1 has product MAEIKEKICDYLFNVSNSSALNLAKNIGFTKARDVNAVLIDLERQGDVYRQGTTPPIWYLTDKKRERIQIKRNMNSVPETTQAAIPETRKVTELPTCHLAVSDTSNSTVTTEKVENGQEPVVKLEPKQEVTPEPIKLKPPAHEHGPPRTGYVDFENGQWATDDIPDDLNSIHAAPGEFRAIMEMPSFYSHGLPRCSPYKKLTECQLKNPISGLLEYAQFASQTCEFNLIEQSGPPHEPRFKFQVVISGREFPPAEAGSKKVAKQDAAMKAMTILLEEAKAKDSGRSEESYYSSSEKESEKTAESQTTTPSATSFLSGKNPVTTLLECVHKLGSSCEFRLLSREGPAHDPKFQYCVAMGTHTFPTASAPSKKAAKQMAAEEAMKALHGEATNSTSSDDQPGSTNTESFDNLESVMPNKVRRIGELVRYLNTNPVGGLLEYARSHGFAAEFKLVDQSGPPHEPKFVYQAKVGGRWFPAVCAHSKKQGKQEAADAALRVLIGENEKAERMGFTEVTPVTGASLRRTMLLLSRSPEAQPKTLPLTGSTFHDQIAMLSHRCFNALTNSFQPSLLGRKILAAIIMKKDSDDLGVVVSLGTGNRCVKGDSLSLKGETVNDCHAEIISRRGFIRFLYSELMKYNPQTAKDSIFEPAKGGEKLQIKKTVSFHLYISTAPCGDGALFDKSCSDRAVESTDSRHYPVFENPKQGKLRTKVENGEGTIPVESSDIVPTWDGIRLGERLRTMSCSDKILRWNVLGLQGALLTHFLQPVYLKSVTLGYLFSQGHLTRAICCRVTRDGSAFEDGLRHPFIVNHPKVGRVSVYDSKRQSGKTKETSVNWCLADGYDLEILDGTRGTVDGPRNELSRVSKKNIFLLFKKLCSFRYRRDLLRLSYGEAKKAARDYETAKNYFKKSLKDMGYGNWISKPQEEKNFYLCPV; this is encoded by the exons ATGGCTGAGATCAAGGAAAAGATCTGCGACTACCTGTTTAATGTGTCCAACTCCTCTGCCCTGAATTTGGCTAAAAACATTGGCTTCACCAAGGCCCGAGATGTGAATGCCGTGCTGATTGACttggagaggcagggagatgtCTATAGGCAAGGGACGACCCCTCCCATATGGTATTTGACTGACAAGAAGCGGGAGAGGATACAAATCAAGAGAAACATGAACAGTGTTCCCGAAACCACTCAAGCTGCTATCCCGGAGACCAGAAAAGTCACAGAGCTCCCCACCTGCCACTTAGCCGTGTCAGACACCTCAAACAGCACGGTCACCACAGAAAAAGTGGAGAATGGGCAGGAACCTGTTGTAAAGTTAGAACCTAAGCAAGAAGTCACACCAGAACCAATAAAACTGAAACCACCTGCTCATGAACACGGCCCCCCAAGAACAGGGTATGTTGACTTTGAAAATGGCCAGTGGGCCACAGATGACATCCCCGATGACTTGAACAGTATCCACGCAGCACCAGGTGAGTTTCGAGCCATCATGGAGATGCCCTCCTTCTACAGTCATGGCCTGCCACGGTGTTCACCCTACAAGAAGCTGACCGAGTGCCAGCTGAAGAACCCCATCAGCGGGCTGTTAGAATATGCTCAGTTCGCTAGTCAGACCTGTGAGTTCAACCTGATAGAACAGAGCGGACCACCCCATGAACCTCG ATTTAAATTCCAAGTTGTCATCAGTGGCCGAGAGTTTCCCCCAGCTGAAGCTGGCAGCAAGAAAGTGGCCAAGCAGGATGCAGCTATGAAAGCCATGACAATTCTGCTTGAGGAAGCGAAAGCCAAGGACAGTGGAAGATCAGAAGAATCCTACTACTCCTCCTCGGAGAAAGAGTCAGAGAAG ACTGCAGAGTCCCAGACTACCACCCCTTCAGCAACATCCTTCCTTTCTGGGAAGAACCCCGTCACCACACTGCTTGAGTGTGTGCACAAGCTGGGGAGCTCCTGTGAATTCCGCCTCCTATCCAGAGAAGGCCCTGCCCATGACCCCAA GTTCCAGTACTGTGTTGCAATGGGAACCCATACTTTCCCCACTGCGAGTGCCCCCAGCAAGAAAGCGGCAAAGCAGATGGCTGCAGAGGAGGCCATGAAGGCCCTGCACGGGGAGGCAACCAACTCGACATCTTCTGATGACCAG CCCGGAAGCACGAACACGGAATCATTTGATAACCTGGAATCTGTGATGCCCAACAAGGTCCGGAGGATTGGTGAGCTCGTCAGATACCTGAACACCAACCCCGTGGGCGGCCTGTTGGAGTACGCCCGCTCCCACGGCTTCGCGGCTGAGTTCAAGCTGGTCGACCAGTCCGGGCCTCCTCATGAGCCCAA GTTCGTTTACCAAGCGAAAGTTGGGGGGCGCTGGTTCCCAGCCGTCTGCGCGCACAGCAAGAAACAAGGCAAGCAGGAAGCGGCAGATGCGGCTCTGCGCGTCTTGATCGGGGAGAACGAGAAGGCAGAGCGCATGGGTTTCACAGAGGTAACCCCAGTGACAGGGGCCAGTCTCAGAAGAACTATGCTCCTCCTCTCAAGGTCCCCAGAGGCACAGCCAAAGACA CTTCCTCTCACGGGCAGCACCTTCCACGACCAGATAGCCATGCTGAGCCACCGGTGCTTCAACGCCCTCACCAACAGTTTCCAGCCCTCCTTGCTTGGCCGCAAGATCCTGGCTGCCATCATCATGAAGAAAGACTCTGACGACCTGGGTGTCGTGGTCAGCCTGGGGACAG GGAATCGCTGTGTGAAAGGAGATTCTCTGAGCCTAAAGGGAGAAACCGTCAACGACTGCCACGCAGAGATCATCTCCCGGAGAGGCTTCATCAG GTTTCTCTACAGCGAGTTAATGAAATACAACCCCCAGACCGCGAAGGACAGTATATTCGAGCCTGCTAAGGGAGGAGAAAAGCTCCAAATAAAAAAGACCGTGTCGTTCCATCTCTATATCAG CACGGCCCCGTGTGGGGATGGTGCCCTCTTTGACAAGTCCTGCAGTGACCGGGCTGTGGAGAGCACAGACTCCCGCCACTACCCTGTCTTTGAGAATCCCAAGCAGGGCAAGCTCCGCACCAAAGTGGAGAACG GAGAAGGCACGATCCCAGTGGAGTCCAGTGACATCGTGCCTACGTGGGACGGCATTCGCCTCGGGGAGAGACTCCGAACCATGTCCTGTAGTGACAAAATCCTACGCTGGAACGTGCTGGGCCTACAGGGGGCGCTGTTGACCCACTTCCTGCAGCCTGTGTATCTCAAATCAGTCACACTGG GTTACCTTTTCAGCCAAGGGCATCTGACCCGGGCCATTTGCTGTCGTGTGACAAGAGATGGGAGTGCATTTGAGGATGGACTACGACACCCCTTTATCGTCAACCACCCCAAG GTTGGCCGAGTCAGTGTATACGATTCCAAGAGGCAGTCCGGGAAGACCAAGGAGACAAGCGTCAACTGGTGTTTGGCTGACGGCTATGACCTAGAGATCCTGGATGGGACCAGAGGCACCGTGGATGG GCCACGGAATGAATTGTCCCGGGTCtccaaaaagaacatttttcttctatttaagaAGCTCTGCTCCTTCCGGTACCGCAGGGATCTACTTAGACTCTCCTATGGTGAGGCCAAGAAAGCTGCCCGTGA
- the ADAR gene encoding double-stranded RNA-specific adenosine deaminase isoform X5 — MAEIKEKICDYLFNVSNSSALNLAKNIGFTKARDVNAVLIDLERQGDVYRQGTTPPIWYLTDKKRERIQIKRNMNSVPETTQAAIPETRKVTELPTCHLAVSDTSNSTVTTEKVENGQEPVVKLEPKQEVTPEPIKLKPPAHEHGPPRTGYVDFENGQWATDDIPDDLNSIHAAPGEFRAIMEMPSFYSHGLPRCSPYKKLTECQLKNPISGLLEYAQFASQTCEFNLIEQSGPPHEPRFQYCVAMGTHTFPTASAPSKKAAKQMAAEEAMKALHGEATNSTSSDDQPGSTNTESFDNLESVMPNKVRRIGELVRYLNTNPVGGLLEYARSHGFAAEFKLVDQSGPPHEPKFVYQAKVGGRWFPAVCAHSKKQGKQEAADAALRVLIGENEKAERMGFTEVTPVTGASLRRTMLLLSRSPEAQPKTLPLTGSTFHDQIAMLSHRCFNALTNSFQPSLLGRKILAAIIMKKDSDDLGVVVSLGTGNRCVKGDSLSLKGETVNDCHAEIISRRGFIRFLYSELMKYNPQTAKDSIFEPAKGGEKLQIKKTVSFHLYISTAPCGDGALFDKSCSDRAVESTDSRHYPVFENPKQGKLRTKVENGEGTIPVESSDIVPTWDGIRLGERLRTMSCSDKILRWNVLGLQGALLTHFLQPVYLKSVTLGYLFSQGHLTRAICCRVTRDGSAFEDGLRHPFIVNHPKVGRVSVYDSKRQSGKTKETSVNWCLADGYDLEILDGTRGTVDGPRNELSRVSKKNIFLLFKKLCSFRYRRDLLRLSYGEAKKAARDYETAKNYFKKSLKDMGYGNWISKPQEEKNFYLCPV, encoded by the exons ATGGCTGAGATCAAGGAAAAGATCTGCGACTACCTGTTTAATGTGTCCAACTCCTCTGCCCTGAATTTGGCTAAAAACATTGGCTTCACCAAGGCCCGAGATGTGAATGCCGTGCTGATTGACttggagaggcagggagatgtCTATAGGCAAGGGACGACCCCTCCCATATGGTATTTGACTGACAAGAAGCGGGAGAGGATACAAATCAAGAGAAACATGAACAGTGTTCCCGAAACCACTCAAGCTGCTATCCCGGAGACCAGAAAAGTCACAGAGCTCCCCACCTGCCACTTAGCCGTGTCAGACACCTCAAACAGCACGGTCACCACAGAAAAAGTGGAGAATGGGCAGGAACCTGTTGTAAAGTTAGAACCTAAGCAAGAAGTCACACCAGAACCAATAAAACTGAAACCACCTGCTCATGAACACGGCCCCCCAAGAACAGGGTATGTTGACTTTGAAAATGGCCAGTGGGCCACAGATGACATCCCCGATGACTTGAACAGTATCCACGCAGCACCAGGTGAGTTTCGAGCCATCATGGAGATGCCCTCCTTCTACAGTCATGGCCTGCCACGGTGTTCACCCTACAAGAAGCTGACCGAGTGCCAGCTGAAGAACCCCATCAGCGGGCTGTTAGAATATGCTCAGTTCGCTAGTCAGACCTGTGAGTTCAACCTGATAGAACAGAGCGGACCACCCCATGAACCTCG GTTCCAGTACTGTGTTGCAATGGGAACCCATACTTTCCCCACTGCGAGTGCCCCCAGCAAGAAAGCGGCAAAGCAGATGGCTGCAGAGGAGGCCATGAAGGCCCTGCACGGGGAGGCAACCAACTCGACATCTTCTGATGACCAG CCCGGAAGCACGAACACGGAATCATTTGATAACCTGGAATCTGTGATGCCCAACAAGGTCCGGAGGATTGGTGAGCTCGTCAGATACCTGAACACCAACCCCGTGGGCGGCCTGTTGGAGTACGCCCGCTCCCACGGCTTCGCGGCTGAGTTCAAGCTGGTCGACCAGTCCGGGCCTCCTCATGAGCCCAA GTTCGTTTACCAAGCGAAAGTTGGGGGGCGCTGGTTCCCAGCCGTCTGCGCGCACAGCAAGAAACAAGGCAAGCAGGAAGCGGCAGATGCGGCTCTGCGCGTCTTGATCGGGGAGAACGAGAAGGCAGAGCGCATGGGTTTCACAGAGGTAACCCCAGTGACAGGGGCCAGTCTCAGAAGAACTATGCTCCTCCTCTCAAGGTCCCCAGAGGCACAGCCAAAGACA CTTCCTCTCACGGGCAGCACCTTCCACGACCAGATAGCCATGCTGAGCCACCGGTGCTTCAACGCCCTCACCAACAGTTTCCAGCCCTCCTTGCTTGGCCGCAAGATCCTGGCTGCCATCATCATGAAGAAAGACTCTGACGACCTGGGTGTCGTGGTCAGCCTGGGGACAG GGAATCGCTGTGTGAAAGGAGATTCTCTGAGCCTAAAGGGAGAAACCGTCAACGACTGCCACGCAGAGATCATCTCCCGGAGAGGCTTCATCAG GTTTCTCTACAGCGAGTTAATGAAATACAACCCCCAGACCGCGAAGGACAGTATATTCGAGCCTGCTAAGGGAGGAGAAAAGCTCCAAATAAAAAAGACCGTGTCGTTCCATCTCTATATCAG CACGGCCCCGTGTGGGGATGGTGCCCTCTTTGACAAGTCCTGCAGTGACCGGGCTGTGGAGAGCACAGACTCCCGCCACTACCCTGTCTTTGAGAATCCCAAGCAGGGCAAGCTCCGCACCAAAGTGGAGAACG GAGAAGGCACGATCCCAGTGGAGTCCAGTGACATCGTGCCTACGTGGGACGGCATTCGCCTCGGGGAGAGACTCCGAACCATGTCCTGTAGTGACAAAATCCTACGCTGGAACGTGCTGGGCCTACAGGGGGCGCTGTTGACCCACTTCCTGCAGCCTGTGTATCTCAAATCAGTCACACTGG GTTACCTTTTCAGCCAAGGGCATCTGACCCGGGCCATTTGCTGTCGTGTGACAAGAGATGGGAGTGCATTTGAGGATGGACTACGACACCCCTTTATCGTCAACCACCCCAAG GTTGGCCGAGTCAGTGTATACGATTCCAAGAGGCAGTCCGGGAAGACCAAGGAGACAAGCGTCAACTGGTGTTTGGCTGACGGCTATGACCTAGAGATCCTGGATGGGACCAGAGGCACCGTGGATGG GCCACGGAATGAATTGTCCCGGGTCtccaaaaagaacatttttcttctatttaagaAGCTCTGCTCCTTCCGGTACCGCAGGGATCTACTTAGACTCTCCTATGGTGAGGCCAAGAAAGCTGCCCGTGA
- the ADAR gene encoding double-stranded RNA-specific adenosine deaminase isoform X3, whose translation MAEIKEKICDYLFNVSNSSALNLAKNIGFTKARDVNAVLIDLERQGDVYRQGTTPPIWYLTDKKRERIQIKRNMNSVPETTQAAIPETRKVTELPTCHLAVSDTSNSTVTTEKVENGQEPVVKLEPKQEVTPEPIKLKPPAHEHGPPRTGYVDFENGQWATDDIPDDLNSIHAAPGEFRAIMEMPSFYSHGLPRCSPYKKLTECQLKNPISGLLEYAQFASQTCEFNLIEQSGPPHEPRFKFQVVISGREFPPAEAGSKKVAKQDAAMKAMTILLEEAKAKDSGRSEESYYSSSEKESEKTAESQTTTPSATSFLSGKNPVTTLLECVHKLGSSCEFRLLSREGPAHDPKFQYCVAMGTHTFPTASAPSKKAAKQMAAEEAMKALHGEATNSTSSDDQPGSTNTESFDNLESVMPNKVRRIGELVRYLNTNPVGGLLEYARSHGFAAEFKLVDQSGPPHEPKFVYQAKVGGRWFPAVCAHSKKQGKQEAADAALRVLIGENEKAERMGFTELPLTGSTFHDQIAMLSHRCFNALTNSFQPSLLGRKILAAIIMKKDSDDLGVVVSLGTGNRCVKGDSLSLKGETVNDCHAEIISRRGFIRFLYSELMKYNPQTAKDSIFEPAKGGEKLQIKKTVSFHLYISTAPCGDGALFDKSCSDRAVESTDSRHYPVFENPKQGKLRTKVENGEGTIPVESSDIVPTWDGIRLGERLRTMSCSDKILRWNVLGLQGALLTHFLQPVYLKSVTLGYLFSQGHLTRAICCRVTRDGSAFEDGLRHPFIVNHPKVGRVSVYDSKRQSGKTKETSVNWCLADGYDLEILDGTRGTVDGPRNELSRVSKKNIFLLFKKLCSFRYRRDLLRLSYGEAKKAARDYETAKNYFKKSLKDMGYGNWISKPQEEKNFYLCPV comes from the exons ATGGCTGAGATCAAGGAAAAGATCTGCGACTACCTGTTTAATGTGTCCAACTCCTCTGCCCTGAATTTGGCTAAAAACATTGGCTTCACCAAGGCCCGAGATGTGAATGCCGTGCTGATTGACttggagaggcagggagatgtCTATAGGCAAGGGACGACCCCTCCCATATGGTATTTGACTGACAAGAAGCGGGAGAGGATACAAATCAAGAGAAACATGAACAGTGTTCCCGAAACCACTCAAGCTGCTATCCCGGAGACCAGAAAAGTCACAGAGCTCCCCACCTGCCACTTAGCCGTGTCAGACACCTCAAACAGCACGGTCACCACAGAAAAAGTGGAGAATGGGCAGGAACCTGTTGTAAAGTTAGAACCTAAGCAAGAAGTCACACCAGAACCAATAAAACTGAAACCACCTGCTCATGAACACGGCCCCCCAAGAACAGGGTATGTTGACTTTGAAAATGGCCAGTGGGCCACAGATGACATCCCCGATGACTTGAACAGTATCCACGCAGCACCAGGTGAGTTTCGAGCCATCATGGAGATGCCCTCCTTCTACAGTCATGGCCTGCCACGGTGTTCACCCTACAAGAAGCTGACCGAGTGCCAGCTGAAGAACCCCATCAGCGGGCTGTTAGAATATGCTCAGTTCGCTAGTCAGACCTGTGAGTTCAACCTGATAGAACAGAGCGGACCACCCCATGAACCTCG ATTTAAATTCCAAGTTGTCATCAGTGGCCGAGAGTTTCCCCCAGCTGAAGCTGGCAGCAAGAAAGTGGCCAAGCAGGATGCAGCTATGAAAGCCATGACAATTCTGCTTGAGGAAGCGAAAGCCAAGGACAGTGGAAGATCAGAAGAATCCTACTACTCCTCCTCGGAGAAAGAGTCAGAGAAG ACTGCAGAGTCCCAGACTACCACCCCTTCAGCAACATCCTTCCTTTCTGGGAAGAACCCCGTCACCACACTGCTTGAGTGTGTGCACAAGCTGGGGAGCTCCTGTGAATTCCGCCTCCTATCCAGAGAAGGCCCTGCCCATGACCCCAA GTTCCAGTACTGTGTTGCAATGGGAACCCATACTTTCCCCACTGCGAGTGCCCCCAGCAAGAAAGCGGCAAAGCAGATGGCTGCAGAGGAGGCCATGAAGGCCCTGCACGGGGAGGCAACCAACTCGACATCTTCTGATGACCAG CCCGGAAGCACGAACACGGAATCATTTGATAACCTGGAATCTGTGATGCCCAACAAGGTCCGGAGGATTGGTGAGCTCGTCAGATACCTGAACACCAACCCCGTGGGCGGCCTGTTGGAGTACGCCCGCTCCCACGGCTTCGCGGCTGAGTTCAAGCTGGTCGACCAGTCCGGGCCTCCTCATGAGCCCAA GTTCGTTTACCAAGCGAAAGTTGGGGGGCGCTGGTTCCCAGCCGTCTGCGCGCACAGCAAGAAACAAGGCAAGCAGGAAGCGGCAGATGCGGCTCTGCGCGTCTTGATCGGGGAGAACGAGAAGGCAGAGCGCATGGGTTTCACAGAG CTTCCTCTCACGGGCAGCACCTTCCACGACCAGATAGCCATGCTGAGCCACCGGTGCTTCAACGCCCTCACCAACAGTTTCCAGCCCTCCTTGCTTGGCCGCAAGATCCTGGCTGCCATCATCATGAAGAAAGACTCTGACGACCTGGGTGTCGTGGTCAGCCTGGGGACAG GGAATCGCTGTGTGAAAGGAGATTCTCTGAGCCTAAAGGGAGAAACCGTCAACGACTGCCACGCAGAGATCATCTCCCGGAGAGGCTTCATCAG GTTTCTCTACAGCGAGTTAATGAAATACAACCCCCAGACCGCGAAGGACAGTATATTCGAGCCTGCTAAGGGAGGAGAAAAGCTCCAAATAAAAAAGACCGTGTCGTTCCATCTCTATATCAG CACGGCCCCGTGTGGGGATGGTGCCCTCTTTGACAAGTCCTGCAGTGACCGGGCTGTGGAGAGCACAGACTCCCGCCACTACCCTGTCTTTGAGAATCCCAAGCAGGGCAAGCTCCGCACCAAAGTGGAGAACG GAGAAGGCACGATCCCAGTGGAGTCCAGTGACATCGTGCCTACGTGGGACGGCATTCGCCTCGGGGAGAGACTCCGAACCATGTCCTGTAGTGACAAAATCCTACGCTGGAACGTGCTGGGCCTACAGGGGGCGCTGTTGACCCACTTCCTGCAGCCTGTGTATCTCAAATCAGTCACACTGG GTTACCTTTTCAGCCAAGGGCATCTGACCCGGGCCATTTGCTGTCGTGTGACAAGAGATGGGAGTGCATTTGAGGATGGACTACGACACCCCTTTATCGTCAACCACCCCAAG GTTGGCCGAGTCAGTGTATACGATTCCAAGAGGCAGTCCGGGAAGACCAAGGAGACAAGCGTCAACTGGTGTTTGGCTGACGGCTATGACCTAGAGATCCTGGATGGGACCAGAGGCACCGTGGATGG GCCACGGAATGAATTGTCCCGGGTCtccaaaaagaacatttttcttctatttaagaAGCTCTGCTCCTTCCGGTACCGCAGGGATCTACTTAGACTCTCCTATGGTGAGGCCAAGAAAGCTGCCCGTGA